ATTGAATTCGTTTGTTACCACGAAACCTGCTTCGCTCACCGGTAATCCGGATTTCATCAAAATGTTATGTCCCGTGCCGGCGGCGATAAACATGGTAAGATCAGATTCTATTTTTTCCCCATCCTCAAAAACAATACCGTCCTCAACAAATTCCACGATTTTTGAGCCGACCTTTTTTCTGATATTGGAGGAGGCAAGCATTTTATCCAGCATCACCAGTGCCTTATTCCCCATCTTTTGGCCAGGTTTTTCCATGGGGGCAAAGAAGGTTAATTCGAAATTCTTTCGGATGCCTTTTTTCTTCAGAAAATTGTGGATATTGAAGAGCACTTCAAATGCAGGGCCTCCACGCACGGCGGAACTGTCGTTCGGATTCCCGCCGAAGCCTACGGCTATCTTTCCGGAAGACTTTTGCACCAGAGAATTCAGGCGATCATGGAGTGCTGTTGCTTCTTCCGGTTTCCCGCAGATGGAAAGGGTATGTTCCATTCCCTTCATCCGGATCTTGTCTTGTCCAAGGGCGACAACAATATACTCAAAGTCATCCAGCACACGTCCACTCTCAAGGGTTACTCTTTTCTCCCTTGCCTCAAAAGAGACTATCGGATCAACGATCAACTGAAAACCATGTTTGGCAGCGAGTGCGTCAAGCGGTACGGAAACATCTTCTGTTGTCACTTCACCGGTTGGAATCCAGATAGAGGTGGGATAAATATAAAAAAAATCCCTGTCACTGACCAGGATGACATCGAAATTCTGTTTTCTCAGGTAAATTGCGGTTTCAACTCCGGCAAAGCCACCACCAAGCACTAAAATTTTTTCCATTCCAACTCCTTTATGTAATGCATTCGGTATTTGAAGGGGAAGTTTCTCTGTTTCCAGTATTTATATCCTACCTGAATCCTGGAGTTCAGAAAATGAAAAAATTACCAGATTGTGTCGAAACTCAGTTTAATAAAGCTGGCACATCCAGGCTGTGCATGGATTTTATGGGTAATCAGGAAAAATTATCGTTCCCAGAGCCTGAGGGCAAGTTGATAGACCGTTGACCTGGAAACGCCCAGGTCGGAGGCAATACGTTTGCTGACGTCTTTCAGGGACAGGTCGCTGTTATCCCGATACCAGTTGATCAGCTCCTCAATACTCTCTCCCTTCACGGCCATTTTTTCTCCAGGTTGAATGATAATCACAAATTCACCTTTCTGTTTTTTTTCGGCGGCCTTTTTCCTGAGACATGCGAGATCGCTTTGTTCGAGCTCTTCGAAGGTTTTTGTCAATTCCCTGGCCCAGAGGGTCTTGCGGTTGCCGAAAATCTCAAGGGCATCCGTGAGCAGCCCTTCAATTCGGTGGGGGGATTCATAGAAGGCGACAGGGTATTCACAGTCCTTGAGGGATTTCAGCAATTTTCGCCTCTGTCCCTTTTTTGATGGGGCAAAACCGTGAAATAAAAAACCGGTTTGCTCAAACCCGGAGGCGGACATGGCGGAGATCAGTGCCGATGGGCCGGGCAGGGGAACGATGGGAATCCCGTGCTCATGGGCAAGGCGTACCAGAACCGAGCCGGGATCGGAAATGGCTGGAGTCCCGGCATCGCTGACGAGAGCAATATTTTTTCCTTCGGTCAGCATGTCCAGGATCTGAGCCCCCCGTTGTGCCTCTTTTTCCCGGTAATAACTGATAAGCCTGGTAGTTATGCCAAGATGGTTGAGCAATTTTTTTGTATGACGGGTATCTTCCGCGGCGATCAGATCCACCTCTTTTAAAATTCTGATCGCCCGCAGGGTGATATCTTCCAGATTGCCGATGGGTGTGGGGACAATATACAGGGTTCCGTATGCTGATGGTGGTGGGGGTGTCATGGGTTAAAAAAGAGAAAAGTAGAACCTGAATCCAGGATTCAGGTCGAAGAAAAATGAGAAACGGTGAATTGCCCGCATTATGATCAAACCACGAAGAAAATGCACCAGCTTTCTTGCTTTTCCTCTTTTCCTGTAGTTCATTGAAAATAAAGTAATGGAAAAAATCACGGAAAGTGGAAGGAAAAAGGAAAATGAACAAGCGTAATAAACATATAGGTATTCTTACGGCCGGTGGGGACAGTCCGGGGTTGAATGCGGCGATACGCGCGATCGGCAAGGCGGCCCTGGCAACGGGCAGAATGGATATCGTCGGTTTCAGGGACGGTTTTCGGGGCCTGCTTGAAAACCGTACCATGCGCCTTGATCGGGATGTGCTTTCCTCCATCCTCACCAGGGGCGGAACGATCCTGGGCACCAGCCGGGACAAACCGCACAAGATGATGGTGGGTGGTGAAATAATGGATATGACGGACGCCCTGTGTGCCAACTATCATCATCACAGCCTGGATGTGCTGGTCTGCATCGGCGGTGGCGGAACCCAGAAAAACGCCTGGCGACTGGCCCAGAAAGGGCTCAATATCATTACCCTGCCAAAAACCATTGATAATGACGTGGCCATGACCGATGTGACCTTCGGTTTTGACACGGCCATGGAGATTGCCACCGAGGCCATAGACCGGCTTCATTCCACAGCCCACAGTCACCATCGAATCATCGTGGTGGAGATTATGGGCCACAATGCCGGCTGGCTGGCCCTGGGTGCCGGGATGGCCGGTGGGGCTGATGTGATTCTCATCCCTGAAATTCCCTATGATCTGGAAGAGGTGGCGGCGGCCATCCGCAAACGAAAGCAGCGGGGAACCAACTTCAGTATCGTGGCGGTGGCGGAAGGGGCCATGGATGTGGAAAACAGTCGAATTTATCATAAACTGCGGGAGGAAAAGCAGAAGGCCAAGGAGGAAGGTGATTCCAGGAAGAAAAAGAAGGCCAACGAGGCCCTGCAGAAGTTTGCTGCTGTAAATCGTGGGAATACGGTACAATTAACGAAAAAATTAGAAGAAATGACAGGGCTGGAATCCCGCCTGACGATTCTCGGGCATGTGCAGCGGGGCGGTACGCCATCCGCCGCTGACCGGTTGCTGGCCACCTGGCTGGGAAACAGTTGTGTCAACTGTATCGAGCAGGATCTGTATGGAGTGATGGTGGCCAGGAGCGGCAACACCACGAAACCGGTACCGCTGGAAGAAGTGGTTGGCAGGAAAAACCTGGTGCCGCCTGATCATCCCTGGGTCCAAAGTGCCCGTAACGTGGGCACCTGTTTCGGGGGCTGGTAGTTTTTTCTGTGACCTACAGGGAATATTTGCCCCGGTATCCTCTCGGGGTGATAATCAGGTCGTTCCAGGTGTAGCTCTGGGAGTTGCCGATTATCACTGTAGACTGCATGGTTATTTCATTGTCAAGCATATTGTCCAGGGTAGTGATGGCGATTTTTTCGTTTTCCCTGGTTGCAGCGGTGACGATGCCCACCGGGGTTTTCGGTTCCCGGTGTTCCAGAAAAATTTCCCTGGTTTTGACAATCTGCTCAGTGCGTTTTTTTGATTTGGGATTATAGATGGCTGTGACAAAATCAGCCGCGGCCACAGCCCGCAGTCGTTTTTCGATCAATTCCCAGGGAGTGAGCAAATCAGAGAGACTGACGGCGGCGAAATCGTGCATCAGCGGGGCACCGAGCCGGGCGGCGCAGGAGTTGATGGCGGCCAGTCCGGCAATGATTTCTATTGCACAGGAGTAATCATTTTCCCTGGCAAGTTCATAGACCAGTCCGGCCATGGCATAGATGCCGGGATCGCCACCGCAGACCAGGGCCACCTTTTTTCCACTGTCCGCAATGGTAAGAGATTCCCGGCAGCGATCCACCTCCTTCATCATCTGCGAGGAGATGACTTCCTTTTCTTTTGTCAGAAAAGAGGGGATGAGATCCAGGTAGGTTTTGTAGCCGATGATCGTTTCTGCCGTTTCAAGAGCTTTTGCTGCCGCTCCTGTCATATAGAGTTCTGATCCCGGACCCGTGCCGACAACATAGAGGGTACCAGGGCTATTGCCATTGTTATGTTTTTCCATTTTCTTTTCCTGCAGAGTAAATGTTGTGTATTTCCGCTGAGAAGCGCGGACGGTTCGGCCACGCCGATTGCCCCCACGGCCTTCAGGGCCGCGGAGGAGATATCAAGATTGTCGATGTTCAGTCCGTTGATTTCTTCTTTTGTAAAAAAATCAATGGGCCATTCGTTTTTTTGCGCAAATGCAAGCAGACCTTCCTCATCATTTTTTTTATCAATGGACGCCAGGTTGCGGATACAGAGGCGGCTCAGTCCATTGTCGTTCAGCAGTTGGGCAAGGCTCTCCTCAAATTCGCGGGCAGGGGTTCCCCGGTTGCAGCCGACACCCACAACAAGGTTGCGGGGCCGGAACATGCAGGCCCGGCTGTCCGGGTACAGGCGGTGGCTGACAATGATATCAGCTGCGTCCGGATCGGTGACGGCAGCCAGTTCTTCCGGCAGGGAGCGGCTGGTGAGATCCGTGTAGAAAAAGAGCGATTTGCGGTTGACCAGTTTTGTGCTTGCCCGGGTGAGCTTTTCCTGATCCTCCACCATAAGGCCGTTTTCCCTGGCCCACAGGTCGAGGGGGAGGAGACCGAGGGTGTCCGAGGCGGTTGTTATAACAGGTTTTCCGCCGGTTATGGTCGCCAGGCGGACGGCGAGTTCGTTGCCGCCGCCGATATGGCCTGAAAGAAGGCTGATGGCGTGTTGCCCCTGTTCGTCCATGATAACGACGCAGGGGTCCTTATGTTTATGGAGCAGCAGGGGGGCGATGGCCCGCACAACGATTCCGGCTGCCATGATGAAGATAAAACCGTCAAAATTCTGCCAGTTTTCGGCCACAACTTCAGCAATTTTTTTTGATCCCCGGGGAAGATATGTGGCGCCAGGGAGGGCCGCCGTCAGTTTGTCTGCCAGATTTTTTCCGCCGCTGGTAATGGAGAGGATTGCCAGTTTCATACCTTGCCTTTTCTGTACCCGTGGCTGAAGGATTTATCATACAGCCTGGAGAGCGCAGGAGGCGGGCCTTCCGCCAGGACATCACCCACGGCGATTATGGCGGTTTTGGTTATTCCAGCTTCTTTAACCTGGGTGGCAATTGTCGCGAGTGTCCCCCGGAGGATGTTTTCATCGGGCCAGCTCACCTTTTCCACTATGGCCACGGGGGTTGTATCTGTGTATCCCCCAGCCAGCAGGTCGTCCACCACCTTGTCGATCATGCTGACACTGAGAAAGATCATCATGGTAGCTTTATGTGAGGCCAGGCTGACCAGGTCCTGTTTTTCGGGAACGGGGGTTCTACCTGCCCTGCGGGTGAAAATGACGGTCTGGGAGACTTCGGGCAGGGTCAGTTCCGTTGCCAGGGCGGCTGCTGAAGCGGTACCGGAACTGACACCGGGAACAACGGTAAACGGGATATCATGTTCATTGAAGAGGGCCATCTGCTCATTGATGGCCCCGTAAATTGCCGGGTCACCCGTATGGAGGCGGACAATTTTTTTCCCCTTTTTCCAGGCCCTGTGGATAAGCTCAAAGACTTCGTCCAGGTTCATTCCGGCGGAGTCATGAACTTCCGCCGGAAGGTTTGTGACCAGGGCGCGGGGTACCAGGCTGCCAGTGAAGATGACAAGATCCGCCTCACGCAGCAGTCGACGGCCCTTGACGGTGATAAGCTCGGGGTCGCCGGGACCGGCCCCGACGAAATGGACCATCTGCCTGACAGGTTCTCCACTGGTTTTGCCTCTGTTCTCTGCGCTGTTCATTTTTTTCCTGTTATAACGGTTATGGGATTAAAGTGTTGGGTGTTATTGTCATTTTCATCACCAAAGGTGGATCGGCTCACCCGGATAAGCGAGCGGCTGACCGAAAGTCCGCATTCGGCCATGGCCGCGGGGGCTGTGCGAGTTGTTTTCTCGATGACGCCATTGACAACCAGGCGCCCTTTTTCCGGGAGTTGCGCGGCGGCGATATGGATTATCTGCCGTAATGCACCGGAACTTCCACCGATAAAGACCCGGTCGGGTGCGGGCAGGTCCTGGAGCATTTCAGGGGCCCGGCCGAAAACCGGAACCACGTTGAAACAGTGGAAGCGGCGGATATTTTCTTTGATATTTTCCAGCTCTTCCATCTTGTGTTCAATGGTATAGACGGTCAGGCCGGGATTGGTCCTGGCCGCTTCAATGGAAATGGACCCACTGCCGCCCCCTACGTCCCAGAAGACACCGGTGCGGGGGAGTCTGAGCTGATGAAGGGTGACAGCCCTTACCTCGCTCTTGGTGATCAGGCCGCGGCTGTGGCAGATTTCGTCCTCGGTGAGCCCCAGGCCGAACTCCCGGTGCAGCAGACCTGACTGAGTTTTCTTTTCCCTGGTAAGGCAGAATATATTGAGAGCGGAAAACCGACGTTTGCCTGTTTCGGCAAGTGATCCCCTGAAAATTTTTTCGCTTTCAAGGTCAATATCTTCGACAACATGCACCCTGAGATTTTTTCCAATTTGCCCCTTGTCCCCGATGAGTTCGAGGTAATTAAGAATTTTTCGGGCGATGATGTCAGGGCTGTTGTTTTTATCTGTAAAAACAAAAGCTTTGTGATGAAGGAGCAGCAGTCCGGGGATGTGATGGTGACTTCTTCCGTGAAGGCTGATAATCCTGCCGTCATCCCAGCTGATTTTAAAGCGTGCGGCGGCTCGCTGCACGGCACTGAGGGCGGGGTGGATTTCAACCCTGTCACACCCGAACTCTTCCAGGATACGTTTGCCTATACCGTAAAAAAGCGGGTCCCCGCTGGCAAGAATGGCCACGTTGCCGGTTTGCAGCGCTTCCCTCGTGGCGCTGAAGGCTGTAGCCAGCGGGGCAACCGGGATTCGCCGGCCGTTAAACTGTTCGACCAGGTTCTGTAACCTCTCAGTTCCCACGAGAAGGGTACATTGACCCAGCAGGGTCTGTGATTGCAAAACCAGGCCATTGTCGCTGGTGCCAATGAGGAAAATTTTATACATGGGCCAGAATCCTTGCCTTGTGATCCACCAGATAGACCTTCACCTTTCTGCCGCTGACATCCTCAGCGTATTCCCTGGCCTTATGGCAGACCGCGGTGATAATTTCGCTCCGGCCCGCTTCCTCAAGATGTTTGTACATCTCCCTGGCTGTGTTGGATTTCTCTATTTTTTCAAGCACTTTGCCGTTGGCACCCAGCTCCTTGAGAAGTCTTGCGGCGTCAATCATTTCCAGGGCTCCGTTACGCACATGGGTCTGGGGAACGCGCAGGGCCGCTTTGACGATTTTGGCCCACATACCGGAGAGGTGGATGGTGGTAAAGTCGTGTTTTGCAGCCTCAAGAAGTGAAAACTCCAGGTAGTCTCCCATCATGGCAAAGGCTTCCTCCTCCAGGTCAAGGAGCTTCTGGGCCCCTTTTTCCGAAGTTCTGCCAGTGGAAATCACGATATCCTTCAGGCCGGCTTCTTTTGCCACATCCATGGAGGCCTTGATGGTGGCGGTCCAGGCGTCGGCGGAAACGGGTCTGACAATACCGGTCGTGCCGAGAATGGAGATGCCGCCCACCACGCCGAGGCGATAGTTCAGTGTTTTTTCGACGAGTTCGGCTCCTTTCGGCACGATAATGGTGATCGTTACCCGGCCCTTTGGCACAGCCTCACGCACTGCTGCTGTAATCATCTTCCGGGGAACAGGATTGATGGCCGGTTCTCCGGCCCTGACCGCCAGACCCGGTTTTGTGACTTTGCCCACGCCGGAGCCGCCGCAGAGGTACAGACCGTCTATCTCCACGCAGTTTGCGGGATCGGGATTATTCAGGTCTGCCCTGGCGCCAATCTCCGCACCATTGGTGACATCGGGATCGTCCCCGGCATCTTTTATGATATATGCCTCAAAACTGCCGTCACTATTGTATCGTGTGGAGTCCACATGAAAAATTTTTCTGCTGCCGTCGGGAAAAGGAATTTCCACTGTAGCGGGTGGATTTTCCCCGCAGAGCATCAGGGCTGCCGCCTTGGCCGCGGCCGCAGCGCAGGAACCGGTAGTAAAACCACTGCGTAATCGTTTCGCCATTTTACTGTTGTGCCAGTCTGATTAACGCGTTGACGATTGCCGCGGCCACGGGGCTGCCACCCTTGCGGCCCAGGCTGGTGATGTGCAGGGGATTGTCACGGTGCAGCAGCGCTTTGGATTCGGCCGCATTGACAAAGCCGAC
The DNA window shown above is from Desulfomarina profundi and carries:
- the cbiE gene encoding precorrin-6y C5,15-methyltransferase (decarboxylating) subunit CbiE → MYKIFLIGTSDNGLVLQSQTLLGQCTLLVGTERLQNLVEQFNGRRIPVAPLATAFSATREALQTGNVAILASGDPLFYGIGKRILEEFGCDRVEIHPALSAVQRAAARFKISWDDGRIISLHGRSHHHIPGLLLLHHKAFVFTDKNNSPDIIARKILNYLELIGDKGQIGKNLRVHVVEDIDLESEKIFRGSLAETGKRRFSALNIFCLTREKKTQSGLLHREFGLGLTEDEICHSRGLITKSEVRAVTLHQLRLPRTGVFWDVGGGSGSISIEAARTNPGLTVYTIEHKMEELENIKENIRRFHCFNVVPVFGRAPEMLQDLPAPDRVFIGGSSGALRQIIHIAAAQLPEKGRLVVNGVIEKTTRTAPAAMAECGLSVSRSLIRVSRSTFGDENDNNTQHFNPITVITGKK
- the cobJ gene encoding precorrin-3B C(17)-methyltransferase, with the translated sequence MEKHNNGNSPGTLYVVGTGPGSELYMTGAAAKALETAETIIGYKTYLDLIPSFLTKEKEVISSQMMKEVDRCRESLTIADSGKKVALVCGGDPGIYAMAGLVYELARENDYSCAIEIIAGLAAINSCAARLGAPLMHDFAAVSLSDLLTPWELIEKRLRAVAAADFVTAIYNPKSKKRTEQIVKTREIFLEHREPKTPVGIVTAATRENEKIAITTLDNMLDNEITMQSTVIIGNSQSYTWNDLIITPRGYRGKYSL
- a CDS encoding cobalt-precorrin 5A hydrolase yields the protein MKLAILSITSGGKNLADKLTAALPGATYLPRGSKKIAEVVAENWQNFDGFIFIMAAGIVVRAIAPLLLHKHKDPCVVIMDEQGQHAISLLSGHIGGGNELAVRLATITGGKPVITTASDTLGLLPLDLWARENGLMVEDQEKLTRASTKLVNRKSLFFYTDLTSRSLPEELAAVTDPDAADIIVSHRLYPDSRACMFRPRNLVVGVGCNRGTPAREFEESLAQLLNDNGLSRLCIRNLASIDKKNDEEGLLAFAQKNEWPIDFFTKEEINGLNIDNLDISSAALKAVGAIGVAEPSALLSGNTQHLLCRKRKWKNITMAIALVPSMLSARVRDQNSI
- the cobM gene encoding precorrin-4 C(11)-methyltransferase; the encoded protein is MNSAENRGKTSGEPVRQMVHFVGAGPGDPELITVKGRRLLREADLVIFTGSLVPRALVTNLPAEVHDSAGMNLDEVFELIHRAWKKGKKIVRLHTGDPAIYGAINEQMALFNEHDIPFTVVPGVSSGTASAAALATELTLPEVSQTVIFTRRAGRTPVPEKQDLVSLASHKATMMIFLSVSMIDKVVDDLLAGGYTDTTPVAIVEKVSWPDENILRGTLATIATQVKEAGITKTAIIAVGDVLAEGPPPALSRLYDKSFSHGYRKGKV
- a CDS encoding NAD(P)/FAD-dependent oxidoreductase, with the protein product MEKILVLGGGFAGVETAIYLRKQNFDVILVSDRDFFYIYPTSIWIPTGEVTTEDVSVPLDALAAKHGFQLIVDPIVSFEAREKRVTLESGRVLDDFEYIVVALGQDKIRMKGMEHTLSICGKPEEATALHDRLNSLVQKSSGKIAVGFGGNPNDSSAVRGGPAFEVLFNIHNFLKKKGIRKNFELTFFAPMEKPGQKMGNKALVMLDKMLASSNIRKKVGSKIVEFVEDGIVFEDGEKIESDLTMFIAAGTGHNILMKSGLPVSEAGFVVTNEFNEIEGFDGLYAIGDSASLLGPEWRAKQGHVAEAMAKNTARNIVIKTRDIDAQYSYKKHLNILCVMDTGNGAAFVYRNNKVGRIIPLPIVGHWLKKGWGWYCRNSKLGKIPRIPGM
- the rsmI gene encoding 16S rRNA (cytidine(1402)-2'-O)-methyltransferase, encoding MTPPPPSAYGTLYIVPTPIGNLEDITLRAIRILKEVDLIAAEDTRHTKKLLNHLGITTRLISYYREKEAQRGAQILDMLTEGKNIALVSDAGTPAISDPGSVLVRLAHEHGIPIVPLPGPSALISAMSASGFEQTGFLFHGFAPSKKGQRRKLLKSLKDCEYPVAFYESPHRIEGLLTDALEIFGNRKTLWARELTKTFEELEQSDLACLRKKAAEKKQKGEFVIIIQPGEKMAVKGESIEELINWYRDNSDLSLKDVSKRIASDLGVSRSTVYQLALRLWER
- the cbiD gene encoding cobalt-precorrin-5B (C(1))-methyltransferase CbiD, whose amino-acid sequence is MAKRLRSGFTTGSCAAAAAKAAALMLCGENPPATVEIPFPDGSRKIFHVDSTRYNSDGSFEAYIIKDAGDDPDVTNGAEIGARADLNNPDPANCVEIDGLYLCGGSGVGKVTKPGLAVRAGEPAINPVPRKMITAAVREAVPKGRVTITIIVPKGAELVEKTLNYRLGVVGGISILGTTGIVRPVSADAWTATIKASMDVAKEAGLKDIVISTGRTSEKGAQKLLDLEEEAFAMMGDYLEFSLLEAAKHDFTTIHLSGMWAKIVKAALRVPQTHVRNGALEMIDAARLLKELGANGKVLEKIEKSNTAREMYKHLEEAGRSEIITAVCHKAREYAEDVSGRKVKVYLVDHKARILAHV
- a CDS encoding 6-phosphofructokinase, whose product is MNKRNKHIGILTAGGDSPGLNAAIRAIGKAALATGRMDIVGFRDGFRGLLENRTMRLDRDVLSSILTRGGTILGTSRDKPHKMMVGGEIMDMTDALCANYHHHSLDVLVCIGGGGTQKNAWRLAQKGLNIITLPKTIDNDVAMTDVTFGFDTAMEIATEAIDRLHSTAHSHHRIIVVEIMGHNAGWLALGAGMAGGADVILIPEIPYDLEEVAAAIRKRKQRGTNFSIVAVAEGAMDVENSRIYHKLREEKQKAKEEGDSRKKKKANEALQKFAAVNRGNTVQLTKKLEEMTGLESRLTILGHVQRGGTPSAADRLLATWLGNSCVNCIEQDLYGVMVARSGNTTKPVPLEEVVGRKNLVPPDHPWVQSARNVGTCFGGW